The genomic window ACGGTGAAAACCGTACCTGTCTGGGACGACACGTTGGCCAGCTCATCGCCGACCAACAGCAGCTGCAATGCGTCGCTGCCCGCGACGGAGCCAGTCAAGCTGCCGTTGTCATAACCATTCACCGCCTGCGACCAGGTACTCCACCAGTTGGCGCCACCAAGGTCGGCCACGTTTGCAACCGGCAAACCGATATCGCATGGGTTGCCCCCCGCTTCACGGATATCCCTGCTCATCATCTCGAAACCGAACTGCATGTTCTCCTGGACCTTGCCCAGTCCGTCCGTAGTCCGATAAGCCTGTTGACTGGACACGAAGATCATTACCACCGCGCCCAGTACGATCAGAGCGATGATCATTGCGATCATCAGCTCGATCAGGGTCATGCCCGCCATTCCGGCGGGTGATTTCATTCGAATTGCACGCATCCGCGTCATAGCCTCACCACCGTTTGCGCCTGACGCTCCGCGCCACCCTCGACATTGTCGGCCGCCGCATCGCTTTTGCTCCCGCGTGTGTCATCCCACTGCACAGTCACCGTACAAACGCCCGCCACACACGAAATCTGCCCACAGATGCTCTCGTCGTCAGGATCGCTGGTCATGCCGTTTTTCAACGACTGGATCCACCGGCTCACATCATTCTGGGCCAGCGTGCCGCCAGCTGGCACTGTGCACTCCATGCCATCGGTGTTGTAGGCACCTGCAAGCGCTGCCTGGCGATTGGCGCGCATCGCATCAATCGCCGAATACGAATATGCAACCACTTGGCTACGCTCCAGCGAACTCTGCCCGTTTCGCAAAGCGGTGGCCTGCATGGCGGCAATGCCGAGCAGCGCAACCCCCAGCACCAATACCGAGACCATCACTTCGATCAAGCTGAAGCCTGCCAGTCGGCGGGGCGGAGCTGCGCTGCGGGAATAGGCGTTTCCAATTTTCATCTACCCTGACCTCAGTTCAAGGACACGCACCGCCACCATTCACCC from Stenotrophomonas nitritireducens includes these protein-coding regions:
- the pilV gene encoding type IV pilus modification protein PilV, with amino-acid sequence MKIGNAYSRSAAPPRRLAGFSLIEVMVSVLVLGVALLGIAAMQATALRNGQSSLERSQVVAYSYSAIDAMRANRQAALAGAYNTDGMECTVPAGGTLAQNDVSRWIQSLKNGMTSDPDDESICGQISCVAGVCTVTVQWDDTRGSKSDAAADNVEGGAERQAQTVVRL